One window of Methanobacterium alkalithermotolerans genomic DNA carries:
- a CDS encoding type I restriction endonuclease subunit R, with the protein MATQSEAALESKLINKLADGGYQRVQINDETELKSNFKAQLEKFNHIQLTDKEFNQILIHLEGGTVFDKAKKLRDRYELKRESGPVKYISFLNKKDWCKNIFQVTNQVTLRKKYENRYDVTILINGLPLVQIELKKRGVELKRAFNQINRYHRHSFKGLFNYVQIFVISNGVNTKYYANNKDLSFKYSFYWKDKDNHNISNLDEFADIFLEKCHLSKMIARYIVLNETDKALMVLRAYQYYAVEAILDKALNTKQNGYVWHTTGSGKTLTSFKVSQILEGEEGVDKIIFVVDRKDLDYQTTKEFNSFCDGAVDGTDNTKSLLKQLSGSNKLIITTIQKLTRAVDRHDIKLKDVKDKKIILMFDECHRSQFGEMHKKITGFFTNLQYFGFTGTPIFAVNSNKKRTTRDIFGEKLHTYVIKDAIHDQNVLGFCVEYLGTYKNKAVIDIEVEDIDRKEVMESDLRLEKIVEYIINNHDKKTYNREFNAIFAVSSVNVLKKYYDLFKSKDHDLKIATIFSYDDNEEIKGEKHSREKLDEYIKDYNELFGTNFSTETFDQYYVDVAKRSKDKQIDILIVVNMFLTGFDNKFLNTLYVDKNLKYHTLVQAYSRTNRLLNEKKKQGNIVCFRNLKKFTDDAIRLYSDEDAAEVVLMKTYDEYVKDFNEVLVQLFELTPDVYDVDELPSEVEKKLFVQIFRELLRLITRLYIFTEFDFEDLDIPEQAFEDFKSKYLDIYEEVNTPTGVEKTSVLDDIDFEIELIRRDDINVTYILTLLKELDYNSPSFEKDKEFIIGTMEKSRELRSKVQLIEQFIDNNIPQIENKDHIEENFEIFLEKEKEKAIDTLIKEEKLNDDLARDIISEYEFSGKMQNNLIKESFSDIMGLKERRSKLKTIKEYIMNLVDKFSW; encoded by the coding sequence ATGGCCACTCAAAGTGAAGCAGCACTGGAATCAAAACTAATCAATAAACTGGCAGATGGGGGATATCAGCGGGTCCAAATAAATGATGAAACTGAATTAAAATCTAATTTCAAGGCCCAGCTGGAAAAATTTAACCATATCCAACTCACCGACAAAGAATTCAATCAGATATTGATTCACTTAGAAGGTGGGACCGTCTTTGATAAGGCCAAGAAGCTCCGGGATAGGTATGAGCTTAAAAGAGAATCCGGCCCGGTAAAATATATTAGTTTTTTAAATAAGAAGGATTGGTGTAAAAACATATTCCAGGTTACTAACCAGGTGACTTTGAGAAAAAAATATGAAAACCGGTATGATGTCACCATCCTGATTAATGGCCTGCCTTTGGTGCAGATCGAACTAAAAAAAAGAGGAGTGGAACTAAAAAGGGCTTTTAATCAAATAAATAGATACCATCGCCACTCTTTTAAGGGATTATTTAACTATGTGCAAATATTTGTCATAAGTAATGGTGTAAACACCAAATACTATGCCAATAATAAAGATTTAAGCTTCAAGTATTCTTTTTACTGGAAGGATAAGGATAATCATAATATCTCCAATCTGGATGAATTTGCCGATATTTTCCTGGAAAAATGCCATTTATCTAAAATGATTGCCCGTTACATTGTTCTTAATGAAACGGATAAGGCCTTAATGGTTCTGCGAGCATATCAGTACTATGCCGTGGAGGCCATACTGGACAAGGCCCTCAATACTAAACAAAACGGGTATGTGTGGCATACCACCGGTAGTGGAAAGACTCTTACTTCTTTTAAAGTAAGCCAGATCCTGGAAGGGGAGGAGGGTGTTGATAAAATTATCTTTGTGGTGGATAGAAAGGACCTGGATTACCAGACCACCAAGGAATTTAACAGCTTCTGTGATGGGGCGGTGGATGGAACAGATAATACCAAATCACTCTTAAAACAGTTATCTGGATCTAATAAGTTAATCATAACTACTATTCAGAAGCTAACCCGGGCCGTGGATAGGCATGATATTAAATTAAAAGATGTTAAGGATAAGAAGATTATTTTAATGTTTGATGAGTGTCACCGTAGCCAGTTTGGGGAAATGCACAAGAAGATTACCGGGTTTTTCACCAATCTACAGTACTTCGGGTTTACCGGCACCCCTATTTTTGCAGTTAACTCCAATAAAAAAAGAACCACACGGGACATATTTGGGGAAAAGTTACACACTTATGTGATTAAAGACGCTATACATGATCAAAATGTCCTGGGATTTTGCGTGGAATACCTGGGAACCTATAAAAATAAGGCCGTAATTGATATTGAAGTAGAAGATATTGACCGCAAAGAAGTAATGGAATCAGATCTGCGGCTGGAAAAAATAGTGGAGTACATAATCAATAATCACGATAAAAAGACCTATAATCGGGAATTCAATGCTATTTTTGCAGTTAGTTCCGTTAATGTACTCAAAAAATACTATGATCTATTTAAGAGTAAGGATCATGACTTGAAAATAGCCACCATTTTCTCCTATGATGATAATGAAGAGATTAAGGGTGAAAAGCACTCCCGGGAGAAATTGGATGAATATATAAAAGATTATAATGAATTATTTGGAACCAATTTTTCCACGGAAACCTTTGACCAGTACTATGTTGATGTGGCCAAAAGATCTAAAGACAAACAGATTGACATTTTAATCGTTGTTAACATGTTTTTAACTGGTTTTGATAATAAATTTTTAAATACTCTCTATGTTGATAAGAATTTGAAATATCACACCCTGGTACAGGCCTATTCCCGTACTAACCGTTTGTTAAATGAGAAGAAAAAGCAGGGGAATATTGTTTGTTTCCGCAACCTGAAAAAGTTCACTGATGATGCCATACGTCTTTATTCTGATGAAGACGCAGCAGAAGTAGTTTTAATGAAAACCTATGACGAATATGTAAAAGATTTTAATGAAGTCCTGGTGCAATTATTCGAATTAACTCCTGATGTTTATGATGTGGATGAATTACCCTCCGAAGTAGAAAAGAAGCTGTTTGTGCAGATTTTCCGGGAATTATTGCGATTAATCACCCGGCTATACATATTCACTGAATTTGATTTCGAAGATCTGGATATACCGGAGCAGGCCTTTGAAGATTTTAAAAGTAAATACCTGGACATTTATGAAGAAGTGAATACTCCTACTGGTGTGGAAAAAACATCGGTACTGGATGATATTGACTTTGAAATAGAACTCATAAGAAGAGACGATATTAATGTGACCTATATCTTAACCTTACTTAAAGAACTGGATTATAATAGCCCCTCCTTTGAAAAGGATAAGGAGTTCATAATAGGCACCATGGAAAAATCCCGTGAGCTCCGGAGTAAAGTACAACTCATAGAACAATTCATTGATAATAATATTCCTCAGATTGAAAATAAAGATCATATCGAGGAGAATTTTGAGATTTTCCTGGAAAAAGAAAAGGAAAAGGCCATTGACACGCTGATTAAAGAAGAGAAATTAAATGATGATCTAGCCAGGGATATTATATCTGAATATGAATTTTCAGGCAAAATGCAAAATAATCTTATTAAAGAATCATTTTCAGATATAATGGGTTTAAAAGAAAGAAGATCCAAATTAAAAACTATTAAAGAGTACATTATGAATTTAGTGGATAAATTCAGCTGGTAA
- a CDS encoding type I restriction-modification system subunit M: MSEYQNKLESKLWAIADELRGNMDANEFKNYILGFIFYKYLSEKIELYLNQELREDGVTFKEAFKDKELREEIEAEALENLGYFLEPKCLFQSLVAEALNGQFIMEDLERALKRIGDSAAGHESEEDFVNLFDDVDLQSSKLGRSVEDKNKLISRIILHLAEIDFKLDDQEQDILGDAYEYLIAQFASSAGKKAGEFYTPQQVSKILSRIVTLGKSKIKSVYDPTCGSGSLLLRVAREARVSDFYGQELNQTTYNLARMNMILHDVSFSDFDIQQGDSLVNPRHFGDKFEAIVANPPFSAHWSSDKSFLDDERFSAYGKLAPKSKADFAFVQHMIYHLDENGTMAIVLPHGVLFRGAAEGVIRKYLVGEKNYLDAVIGLPANVFYGTSIPTVVLVFKKCREDDADVLFIDASKYFEKVKNQNRLREDDVDRIIDTYRERVEVDKFSHKATLEEIQENDYNLNIPRYVDTFEEEDPVDLNAVVKELESLEEEIELVDAEIEKYCAELGIKAPVFRR; the protein is encoded by the coding sequence TTGTCAGAATATCAAAATAAACTTGAAAGCAAATTATGGGCCATTGCCGATGAATTAAGAGGCAATATGGATGCCAATGAATTCAAAAACTATATCCTGGGGTTCATTTTTTACAAATACCTATCTGAAAAAATAGAACTCTACCTCAACCAGGAACTAAGAGAAGATGGAGTAACCTTTAAAGAGGCCTTCAAGGATAAGGAGTTACGGGAAGAGATTGAGGCCGAGGCCCTGGAGAATCTGGGGTATTTTTTGGAACCCAAGTGTCTTTTCCAGAGCCTGGTGGCAGAAGCACTCAATGGCCAGTTTATTATGGAGGACCTGGAAAGGGCCTTAAAGCGTATTGGTGATTCCGCCGCGGGCCATGAAAGTGAAGAAGATTTTGTCAATCTATTTGATGATGTGGACTTACAATCCTCCAAGCTAGGTAGATCCGTGGAGGATAAAAATAAGCTTATTTCCAGGATTATTTTGCATTTGGCGGAGATTGATTTTAAGCTGGATGATCAGGAACAGGATATTTTAGGTGATGCCTATGAATATCTCATTGCTCAGTTTGCCTCCAGTGCCGGTAAAAAGGCCGGGGAGTTCTATACTCCTCAGCAGGTTTCCAAGATACTATCCCGTATCGTGACCCTGGGTAAAAGTAAGATTAAAAGCGTCTATGACCCTACCTGTGGGTCTGGTTCGCTGCTTTTGCGGGTGGCCCGTGAAGCTCGTGTATCTGATTTTTATGGTCAGGAATTAAATCAGACCACCTATAACCTGGCCCGGATGAATATGATCTTACATGATGTTAGTTTTAGTGATTTTGATATACAGCAGGGTGATTCCCTGGTAAATCCCCGTCACTTTGGTGATAAGTTTGAGGCTATAGTGGCCAATCCTCCTTTTTCTGCTCACTGGTCCTCAGATAAGAGCTTCCTTGATGATGAACGATTCAGTGCCTATGGTAAATTAGCCCCTAAATCCAAGGCGGATTTTGCTTTTGTGCAGCACATGATTTATCACCTGGATGAAAACGGTACCATGGCCATAGTCTTACCCCATGGTGTATTATTCCGTGGTGCCGCCGAAGGCGTTATCCGGAAGTATCTGGTGGGGGAGAAGAATTATCTGGATGCGGTGATTGGTTTACCGGCCAATGTTTTCTATGGGACCAGTATTCCCACAGTGGTGCTGGTATTTAAAAAGTGCCGGGAAGATGATGCAGATGTGCTCTTTATTGATGCTTCTAAGTACTTTGAGAAGGTTAAAAATCAGAATCGTTTAAGGGAGGATGATGTGGATCGGATTATTGATACCTATCGTGAAAGGGTTGAGGTGGATAAGTTTTCCCATAAGGCCACCTTGGAGGAGATCCAGGAGAATGATTATAATCTGAATATTCCTCGTTACGTGGATACCTTTGAAGAGGAAGATCCGGTGGATCTGAATGCAGTGGTTAAGGAACTGGAATCCCTGGAAGAAGAGATTGAATTGGTTGATGCAGAGATTGAAAAATACTGTGCTGAGCTGGGTATTAAGGCCCCTGTTTTTAGGAGGTGA
- a CDS encoding restriction endonuclease subunit S, whose protein sequence is MSVPELRFPEFEGEWDEFKLKEISTEIKRTSENVNEDVLTISASVGFISQKERWNKVIAGNSLKKYVLLKKNEFSYNRGNSKLFPYGCIYRLKNHDSALVPNVYRSFSLNGQNPLFFEQYFIGGYIDRQLRRIISSSARMDGLLNISKSDFFDVKIKAPKIDEQAKIGFFLAKVDEKIEKLEKKLELWEAYKKGMMQKIFSQELRFKDENGEDYPDWEEKKLTETGKIVTGNTPSTKNKEYYHEGTYLWVTPTDISSSKYIKSTERKLSDAGIKKARIVSKNSVLITCIASIGKNCIITENGSFNQQINAITPKKEFSHEFMYYIIDKNSEKLKKFAGITATPILNKKSFENMKFEFPCLDEQIKISNSLSSLDNKLGYLNGEIQINYNFKKGLLQKMFC, encoded by the coding sequence ATGAGTGTGCCTGAGTTGAGGTTTCCGGAGTTTGAGGGGGAATGGGATGAATTCAAACTTAAAGAAATATCTACTGAAATAAAAAGGACTTCTGAAAATGTAAATGAAGATGTTTTAACTATATCTGCTAGTGTAGGTTTTATTAGTCAAAAGGAAAGATGGAATAAAGTAATTGCGGGCAATAGTCTTAAAAAGTATGTTCTTCTTAAAAAAAATGAGTTTTCATATAATCGGGGTAACTCCAAATTATTCCCTTATGGTTGTATTTATAGATTAAAAAATCACGATTCTGCTTTAGTTCCTAATGTGTATCGTAGTTTTTCATTAAATGGTCAGAATCCTCTTTTCTTCGAACAATATTTTATTGGAGGATATATTGACAGACAACTTCGTAGGATAATTTCTTCTAGCGCAAGAATGGATGGCTTATTGAATATAAGCAAATCTGATTTTTTTGATGTAAAAATTAAAGCTCCTAAAATTGACGAGCAGGCGAAAATTGGCTTTTTTTTAGCAAAAGTTGATGAAAAAATAGAGAAGTTAGAGAAAAAACTTGAGCTTTGGGAAGCTTATAAAAAAGGAATGATGCAGAAGATATTCAGTCAGGAATTACGGTTTAAAGATGAAAATGGGGAAGACTATCCTGACTGGGAAGAAAAGAAGTTAACTGAAACCGGAAAAATAGTTACTGGAAACACTCCTTCCACTAAAAATAAAGAATATTATCATGAGGGGACATATCTTTGGGTCACTCCGACGGATATAAGTTCTTCTAAATATATTAAATCAACTGAGAGAAAATTAAGCGATGCGGGAATTAAAAAAGCTAGGATTGTTTCAAAGAATAGTGTTTTAATAACTTGTATTGCTAGTATAGGAAAAAATTGTATTATAACTGAAAATGGGAGTTTTAATCAACAGATTAATGCTATTACTCCTAAAAAAGAATTTTCACATGAATTTATGTATTATATTATCGATAAGAACTCTGAAAAACTCAAAAAATTCGCAGGTATTACAGCAACCCCGATATTAAATAAAAAAAGCTTTGAAAATATGAAATTTGAATTCCCCTGTCTTGATGAACAGATTAAGATTTCAAATAGTTTATCTTCCTTAGATAACAAATTAGGATATTTAAATGGAGAAATTCAAATAAATTATAACTTCAAAAAAGGATTATTGCAAAAAATGTT